The DNA window CTTTTATTAGTCAGTTGAATGAAAGATTTGATTGGTTCATTAATTAATCTGGGAGGATCATCGATTATGTTTTCTGATATTGAGGTTAACGATAAGGGACACCTTGTGATTGGAGGCGCCGATGCAGTTGAACTGGCAGATGAATACGGCACCCCACTCTATGTTATCGATGAGATGAGAATAAGGGACAATTACAGGAGGCTCCACAGGGCATTCTCCAGGAACTATTCAGATTTCCAGGTGTTCTACGCATGTAAGGCCAACACCAACCTCGCGGTTATGAGGATACTTGAGGAGGAGGGCAGTGGAATCGATGCCGTGTCTCCGGGGGAGATCTACACCGCCCTCATGGCAGGTTTTGACCCTGAAAGGATCCTCTACACAGGCAACAATGTGAGGGATGATGAGCTGCAGTTTGCACTTGAAGCGGGTGTGAGGATCAATATTGATTCAAGGTCACAGCTTCTGAGGCTGGCGGAGATGGCCCCTGAGGGACTTGAGGTATCATTCAGGGTCAACCCCCTTGTGGGTGCAGGCCACCATGAGCACTGCATCACCGGCGGGGAGATGAGCAAGTTCGGTATCATGGAAAGCGAGGCCCCGGAGGTTTACAGTCTCGCACTTGACCTTGGCCTTAAGCCGGTGGGTATACATGCCCATATAGGGTCAGGAATACTTGACCCGGAGCCCTTCATGCTGGCAGTTGAGTCCCTCATGGATATCGCGGGAAGGGTCCATGGGGAGACAGGGGTCGAATTTGAATTCATAGACTTCGGCGGAGGTCTTGGCATACCCTACACTCCAGATGAGGAGCCACTGGACATCGATGAATTCGCATCACGGATAACGTGCCTCTTTAAGGATAAACTATCTGATTATGGCCTTGGAAAGCCTGTGATGTGCCTTGAACCTGGAAGGTACATAGTTGGGGATGCATCATATCTCCTAACACGCGTTAACACCATAAAGGAGAGTTACAGGAAATTCGCAGGGGTTGACGCAGGCTTCAACACACTGCTGAGGCCGGCCATGTATGGTTCCTACCACCACATCCTGGTTGCAGACAGGCCCCTTGCTGAGCCCTCAGGGAAGATAGACATAGCAGGGAATGTGTGTGAATCAGGGGACCTATTTGCAAGGGACAGGCCCATGCCTGAGGTCAGTGAGGGTGACATCCTTGCCATCATGAATGCAGGTGCCTATTCCTTCTCAATGGCCTCCCAGTACAACTCCCGCCCACGACCGGCTGAGGTGCTTGTAAGGGATGGTGATGCAGAGGTTGTAAGGAGGAGGGAGACATTCGCTGATCTCCTATCAGGACAGACCATACCTCCAAGGCTCCTTAAGAGGTAGATAGAATGACGAGGATGGTAATGTTCTCCAAGATGCATGGACTTGGAAATGACTATGTGGTTATAGATGAGAGCACCCAGGAGTGCATACCTGAGGATAAAAAGTCTGAATTCGTCAGGGAGGTATGCACCAGGGGATTCTCTGTTGGGGCCGATGGCGTCATATTTGTCCAGCCAGCAGCTGGTGAGGGGGATATACGGTTCAGGATATTCAATGCCGATGGAAGCGAGGCAGAGATGTGCGGTAACGGAATAAGGTGCTTCTCAAAGTTTGTATACGATAATGCCATTGTGAGAAAGGGAAAACTTGATGTTGAAACCCTTGCAGGCATCAAAACCGTGGAGCTTGAGGTTGGTGATGATGGTTCAGTGGTCTCCTCAAGGGTTGATATGGGTACCGCAACATTCAAGACGGACCAGATACCCATGGATGTGGGGGAATGTGAGTTCATAGACCGTTTCCTCCCGGTTGAGGGTGAGGATATCAAGCTCACAGCACTGAGCGTCGGGAACCCCCATGCGGTGATATTTGTGGATGATGCCAGGTCGGTGGACCTGGAGCGGCTTGGCCCCGCAATAGAGAATCACCCCCTGTTCCCTGAGAGGATCAACGTGCATTTTGTTGAGGTGGTTGATCCATCTGAGATCATCATGGTAACCTGGGAGAGGGGTGCCGGCCCAACCATGGCCTGTGGAACAGGGGCCACAGCCAGTGTGATTGCAGGGGTTAAACTTGAAAAACTGGATGACAGTGTCCTGGTGCATCTACCTGGAGGTGAACTGAAAATAGACGTCTACCAGGAGGGTACAGAGCTGGGGGCCTACATGGAGGGCGATGCGGTCCTTGTGTTTGATGGGATACTCATAAGGGATCCCTAGCCCTCATTCATAACGGCCCTTATGAGGACTATCTCCTCAAAGAAGTACCTTTCACTTGCGGTAACCTCTGCATCAAAACCCAGAGTCCGGAGCCTTTCAAGCGTCCTTTCGGTGTCTGAGAGTGAGGATTGAACGAGCTGGATTCTTCCACCGGGCTTCAGGTGTTCAGCCACATCATCCAGGAAGCGGTCTATAACCCTCCTCCCGTCGGGCCCCCCATTCCAGGCAAGGTCTATCGGGTCCTCTGTGAAATCCTCCTCACCCACAGGTAGGTATGGGGTGTTGAAGAGTATAACGTCAAATTTCTCACCCCTCACAGGGTCAAAGAGGTCGCCATGGAGCAACCTTAACCTGGAACCATTCAGGGCAGCGTTTTTCCTGGCACATTCTACTGCAGTGGGGTTTATATCTGTTGCAGTCACATCAGCCTTCTCTGAGGCCTTTATGGCAACCAGCCCAGTACCGGTGCCTATTTCAAGGACACTTTCACCCTCTCCAACATCAAGGTTATCTGCAAGCAGGAAGGTGTCCTCTGCAGGTTCATATACGTCCCGGCATGTTTCGATTTTCAGCTCACCGTATCTTATCATTTCAACCATCCTCATCAAGGAGGAATATATCCTCGATGTGCTCCCCCCCGAGGGCCCTTGTGATCCTGTGGGCGAGGATGAGGGATGGGCTGTAGCGTCCCCTCTCAAGGGCTATTATGGTCTGCCTTGTAACCCCCACCATCTCTGCCAGTTCCTCCTGGGTCAGTCCAAGCTTGTTTCTGTATTCCCTTATCAGGGTTTTCAATTTTCCCTCTCCAGGCGATAGTTTGTCACCGATTTGGCGATAACCCCTGCAACCAGTGCAATCACAGGGATGGGATCCACATGGGGGTCACCCTTAAGGGAACTTGATATGAGTTCGATGAATATTCCCACCACAAGGACTGGCATCATGGCCCAGGCCGCGTTTCTCTCGGCTACTGCCTCGTGGATGTATTCCCTTTCATCCCTCCTGACCTTCCACATAACATCAAACATGTCAATGAATAGGAATACGAGCCATGCTGCTGTTACGTATGTCCTTGCCATGGTGCTGAGGGGGAGGAGCTGGACCGCTATAAGGATGAGAAGCACAGATGCCAGGTATGCAGCGCCCTGCCAGGTTTTAACTGAACTCCCCAGCCACCATACTTTCTTCTTCCAAACCATTCGGGTCTTGCTATTATCAAAACAATCACCATGTAAAAAATAGTTTACATAATATTTATATTTTTCTATAGTTGGCATACTTCAGGGGGGCCATGATGCTCATGAGGCCCCTGAGAGGTCCTCCATGCGTTCTGCTATTTCAAGTATCTCCTCTGGCTTCAGCTGAAAGACCCTCTTCTCAAGTATATCAGATGGAAGAACATCCAGAACCTCATTGAGGTTCAGATCAACCTTTATCTCGTGGAATGACTCCCTGAGCGACTTGGAGGTTTTTTTCTTTCTGTGCTGGAAGAGGGCGCGGCACACATCCTCAAAAAGCGCAGGGAGCCTGAATCCAGTGGGTCTGAAGGTCACAACCGCAGAGTCAACGCGGGGCCTCGGGAAAAAGCAGCCCGGTTTGAGGTAATCTACTATCCTGACCTCTGCAAGGAAGTGCAACATTACAGAGAGCCTTGAGTAATTCCTCGTACCCGGCTCTGCAACCATCCTTGCAGCAAACTCCCTCTGGTACATGAGGACCCCCAGCTCGAATTCATGCCTTAGCAGCCTGAAGGTTACAGGGGATGATATCTGGTAGGGAAGGTTGGATACCACCTTATTGAACTCTGGAAAATCAACCTTAAGGGCGTCACCCACAATGATATCCACATTGTCCCCTTTTACTCTATCGGCAAGGATCCCTGCAATGAAGGGGTCGCTCTCAATTGCAGTGACATGACCTGCAAGTTCTGCCATGGGGAGTGTCAGCGTACCTATGCCCGCCCCTATCTCCAAGACATGATCATGTGGCCCCAAATTGGCATATTTGAGTATCCGTTGCCTTTTACCGTCATCAACAAGGTAATTCTGCCCCAGACTCCTTCTGAGCCTGACACCATACTTCCTCAGAACGTCCCTTGTCTCTCTGTAGAGTCCCGTCATAAAATAAATTGGTTATTAGGTTAAAATCAGTCCCTCTTCTTCTGGGGGGGTCTTGTGAATATTGTGTACTTCCTTTTTCCCCGCTTGGCGCCCTCAACGTCCAGTTCCATGAGGACCCTCCTGACGATGAGCTTGACAGGGTCTGATAGCATGGGGACCCTGTTCTTTATGTCCTCAAAACTCTCAAAGGGCTTTTCCTCACGGGCCTTCAGGATATCCCACATGCGCTTTTTACCGATTCCTGGAAGAAGTTCAAGCTGATGAAGCCTGGTGCTTATGGGGCCCGCCTCATTGAAGAAACGCACGAACCTGTCCTCGTTGGACTTTATTATTTCCTCAATGACGTAGGGCAGTTCAACCCTGGCTGTGGCTGTGAGTTCATTGTGCCGGAGTCTCCTGTTTATCCTGGCTATCTTATCCCTTTTACCCTTACCTATGTAGACCTCCTCATGAATCTCAAGGTCAACATCTGGCCTGGGTGTTAACTCAAGGAGGGTGAACTCGTCCTTGCCCAGAGCCTGGGCAACAGGCCTCTTCTTGAATGTACCGAAACCTTCACTAACGTAACCAAGTGGAAGGTAATCCAGTATGATAGCGTACTCTTCCATGAAATCACATACTCTAATTTTTCAGGTCAGATATTATTTTTATTCGACCCGGTATTTATCTATTACCTCGAGTATGCCTGGCAGGTCCTCTGCCTTTATTGGGACCCTTTCCTTGGCAAAGATTAAACGGAGGTCAGATAGGTCCACAGGCATGATATCTGCGATCTTGACAGCATGCCTCCTTTTCAGGTTGGGGATACCCATCAGTTCCTCAATGAGACTCCTGCTGGTTTCAGGGTCAAGCCTTGAAAAGCGGGTTACATGGTCAAGGACAAGGTTCTGCTCGTAGGTGAGCTCATGTTCTTCCCCGAATTTTTCAAGTATCTCCTTAACCTCTGCCATAGAAACAGGTTCACTTTCCAGAACCTTTTTCCCTATCATGGGAATCACTCTTGCATCTGAAGGTGCTCTGGCCTCACAACAAGCTGTTTCTCCTTGTTACCATCCCTTATGGACACAACATATGATCTGCCCATCATACCGGCAACACGGCCTGTTTTACCATGGAAGCGGGGGTGGGGCTGGCCCCTGTGGATGCTCGGATCTATTATTATGTGTACAAGGTCACCCTCACTGAAGCTCTGGATCTTCCTTGTTATCGGGTTTGATCTTCCAGGCCTTTTAACCTTCTGAAGCTTGTGTCTTGTTTTACTTCTGAAACCTCTTGATCTTCTCATTTTTTAACCTCCATAAAAGCCTGTGATGGCTTGTAACAGTCATTAAAACCTTACAAGAATCAGACATCTAAACTTATAAGTTCTGTATTTAACATTTCCATAAATATATATTTTTCCTCAGGGTCAGGGGGATCTCTCAAGTTGAAGGGAAGATAATCACAGGGCATGTCTTTTGGGTCAGGGGGATCTCATGCGGCCTCACCGACCTCAAGGACATCAAGGCTGGCGCACCTTGCAGGGACACCCAGAATACTGCTCACGCTGGGCTCTGTACGTCCAGAATCACCCGAGATCAGTTCCTTTATGTACAGTCCACCCTCCGCCTTTATTATGAGTTCCAGGTGACCGTTAAGGCGTTTCCAGGATATTTCAAGGACCCTGCGTTCCCTGATCCTGTCAGCCCTTCTGTGCGAAACCCTCAGCGGCGTCCTCTGCCTTATCAGGTCAAGTTTCTCAAGCTTTACCAGGTCCTCATCAGACACGGCACCTTCGAGTTCAACAATGGCACGGTAGACCTTGTATTTTTTTCTGGATGACTCCTTCAGTTCCACCTTTCTGTTCCTTGAGGAGAACCTCAGATCAGCCACCTCAACCATACCCCTGGCTCTTCTGTTTATCTCATCCTCCAGTGCCCTGAGGTCTGGTGTGCGGATTGCTGGCTCCCTAATCTCCAGTACAAAGGGTCTTCCGGTTCCAAGCATCCGCACATCCACATCCTCCCTGCCAGAGCCATGAAACTTACTGTCACGTCCCCCTGTTGCCTCAAGAGCTGGTTCTGATATGAGCTCCTCCACGGAGGTGGAGTACATTTTACCGGTATAATCGCACCTGCTGCATCCCCTCCCACGGCAGCTCCTGCAGGGCCACCTTGTCTGGGGTATCCCGCGGACAAGTTTACGGTATCGCCCCTCAATGAAGATGGGGTTTATCTGAACATGGACCCTTATCTTCCCCCTCAGATCAACCGTTATCACAAGGTCCGGCGATTCAAAATCCACGCCACAGTGGAGGATGGAGGTGACCCTCTTGCCGAGTTCACGGTTCACCTCCCTCTTGACACCCTCCACCTGGATTCCAAGGCGCTTGTTTATCTCTTCATCAATTCTGAGCACATCATCAGGGAGCCTTGTACCCACAAGAACCGATGAGTACTCCAGGTTGAGGCCGTCCACCTTCTCCCTGACCATCAGGGCCGCCTCATCGAGCCTCTCAAACACATCACCACATACCCTGCAGGGACCTTCCAGCTGGAGTGAAAATTTTTCAACAAGCCTTTCACCCCTCAGACGATTTCCTGGACCCTCCAGAACATCAGAAAAACGTCTTCCAAGGCAGTGGGGGCATATTCTTGAGTCTGTGGTATCCAAGATGGCATCAAGTCTTTCCTGAACATCCATTTTCATTCTCCTGGTTTAAATCAGATCTACCTCATGAACTGCCTCATCAGCTGACCCATCGGGCCACCCATCTTTCTCCTGCCAAGGCCCTTCATGGCCTTCCTTGTTACCCTGTAGTACTTTAAAAGTTCCTTGACGTCCTCGTTCCGGGTACCTGACCCCCTTGATATCCTCCGGATCCTGGATTGCTTGATTATATCAGGTTTTTCCAGCTCCTCCTCTGTCATGGAGTCCATTATGATAAGGTACTTCCTTATGGTCTCCTCAGTCATCTTTGTGGCATCCTTTGGGAGCTTCCCGACACCCGGGAGCATGCTCATGACCTGCTGCAGGGGGCCCATCTTGCCCATCATCTCAAACTGGACCCTCATATCCTTCAGAGTGAACTTCCCTGATAGTATGGCGTCAAGGGATTCCTCAGCAAGCTCCTCATCTGAGACCTCCTCAACCTTTTCAAGGAGACTTTTGAGGTCCCCCATTCCAAGAAGCCTTGATATGAACCTTTCAGGGTCAAAGACCTCCAGGTCATCTATTCGTTCACCGGTACCTATGAACCTGATGGGTGCACCAATCTCTGCAACCGCTGAGAGGGCGCCTCCACCCTTGGCTGAACCATCAAGCTTTGTAATGATTATTGACCCGATATCTGTGGCCTCCCTGAATGCAAGGGCCTGCTCCCTTGCCTGCTGGCCAATCGTCCCATCAATTACGAGTATGGCCTCATGGGGTTTAATGACGGCTGAGAGTTCCTCCATCTCCCTGAGAAGGTCCTTCTCCTCCTTGTGCCTTCCTGCGGTGTCGAATATGATAACATCCTTTTTCTGAAACCTTTCAAGTCCCTTCTCTGCAAGTTCAAGGGCGTTTTTGTTTTCAGGGTCACCGTAGACACTGATATCCTGACCCTCTGTGTACTGCTTCAGCTGTTCAAAGGCCGCGGGTCTCCAGGTGTCTGTACAGACCACACCCACCGTGAAACCCTTCTTACGCAGGTACCTTGCAAGTTTACCGATGGTTGTTGTTTTACCGCTCCCCTGGAGCCCCAGGAAGAGTATCCTGTAGGGTTTCTCCTCTATCTTTAATTCATGGGACCTTTCACCAAGGAGCTTAACCATCTCCTCGTAGACTATGCTTATGATGTGCTCCTTGGGTGTTATCCCCTTGGGGGGCTCCTCGTTAAGAGCCCGCTCCTCTATTGATTTTGACAGATTGAATACAAGCTTTATGTTAACGTCAGACTGGATCAGGGCCCTCTGTATATCCTTGATGACTTCCTTAACGACCTCCTCATCAACTATGGTCATCCCTGCCAGTTTTTTCATAGTTTTACTGAGACTCCTGCCCAGATTTCCAAGCATAGTTTCACCTGCAGTGATCAGTAATCATTAATTATTGTTGGGGCCAACTTATATATTAAGATCCTTTATAAAGCGTATCCTGTGCTGCTGTGGATAAACTGAAACAGGCAGTTCATCGTTGCTGTTCACAAATCATACCGGGTGATTGGAAATGCTTGATAAACTAAAGGAAAGCCTCAGAAATTCTCCCGTAATCAAGAAGGGGGATTATGACTACTTTGTTAACCCTGTAACTGATGGAATACCACTCACAGAGCCTGAAATCCTTGAGGAGATTGCAGATGAAATAGTTAGAAGATTCAATCCAGATCCGGCCAGTGTGGATAAGATAATTTGCATTGAGGCCATGGGTATACACCATGCGACGGTGCTATCACTCAAAACCCGCATACCCTTCGTTGTCGTAAGAAAAAGGAGGTACGGCCTCCCTGGGGAGGTTGCGGTTCATCAGATGACAGGTTACAGTGAGGGAGAACTTTACATAAATGGTGTTGATGGGGATGATCGTGTAATGGTAATAGATGACGTCGTGAGTACCGGTGGAACACTGCTGGCTGTCCTCGAGGCCCTAAGTGAGATGGAAGTTGAGGTTGTGGACGTTGTAACCGTCATAGATAAGGGTGAGGGCTCAAGGGTGGTGAAGGAGAGGACAGGATTCAATGTAAGGAGCCTTGTGAAGGTGGATGTTGTTGACGGGAAGGTCACCGTTGAGGAAATCCCGGATGGGGGGCTGAAGGATTAAATGTCACTCTATGATCTTGAAACAGAAAGGGTTATCAGGGAAATAAAGCGCCTCAAAGTGGTTGTTGTCGGACTTCAATTTCCTGAGGGACTTAAAACCAGGGCTGTTGAACTTGCCGGGATTATAGAATCAGAAACGGATGCAACAACTGTTATATCTGCAGACCCATGCTTCGGTGCATGTGATGTTTCAGACAGAAAGATGAAGGGTATGGTTGATCTCATAATCCACTACGGGCACACATCATTTCCCATTGACTATGAGGTGCCTGTCATATTCATTGAGGCCCGTTCAGGGGTTGAGATAAGAGAGGTACTTGAGGATGCCGCCAATCTCCTGGAAGGGCACAGGAGAGTGGGCCTTGCAACAACTGCACAGCACCTCCACCTCCTTGATGAGGCAGAGTCTTTCCTTGAGCAGAGGGGCTTTGAGGTTGTTAAGGGCTCAGGGGTAAACACCGCTGAGGGCCAGGTACTGGGATGTAACTTTTCAGCCATAAGGAACACCGATGCAGATGCGTACCTCTTCATTGGAAGCGGAAACTTCCATCCACTGGGCATAAAACTTTTAACGGGAAGGGATGTTGTGGTGGCTGACCCCTACCATGGGGAGGTAAGAAGACTGGATGAATTCGCAGATAGAGTCCTCAGGATCAGATTTGCAAGGATAAACAGGTCATCCTCTGCCAGGAGGTGGGGGATACTAGTCTCATCAAAGGAGGGGCAGAGGAGATTCAAACTGGCCCTTGAGATAAAAAGGAAACTGGAGTCTGCTGGAAGGGAGGCATTCATATTCCTACTTGAGAACATATCACCGGAGGCACTGCTACCATTCAGGGAGATCGAGGCGTTCGTTGTCACTGCTTGCCCAAGGATTGCCATTGACGACTCACAGATCTATGATAGGCCACTCCTTAACCCATCGGAACTTGAGATAGCCCTCGGTGAAAGGGAATGGGAGGATTACGTCCTCGATGAGATAATATTTTCCTGAAGATCTTCACTGATGGTTTAACTGGATCCATACAGAAACCATGTTATCATCTTACAGATATATGCTGTGTGCGCCGGTCGATCCTCAACTTATCATACAAAAAGCATATATATAATCAGAAAGTAATCATAACCCACTATAAGCTGAGGTATTGTTTTTACCTTCAAGAGGTGAATGGATGAAAGTTAAATCTGGGGACATCGTTTTTCCCGGAGACTTTTTAGCTGTAAGTGAAGAGGTAATCCCCTCAGAGGGGACCTACGACGACGATGGAGAAATAAAGTCCCTTGTTGTTGGAGAGGTGGCAAGGGATGATAGGAATAAGAGCATAAAGGTAATCTCAAAGTTCAGCACACCCCCAATCCTCAGGACGGGTTCAAGGGTCATTGGAGAGGTGATAGATGTGAGGGGCCAGAGGGCCCTTGTGAGGATACACAGCATCAAGGGTAACAGGAGGGCCCTTGCAACCTACTTTGTCGGGGGCGTCCATGTTTCACAGGCAAAGAAGGGCTACCTCTCGAAACTTACAGAGGCCTTCAGGATAGGGGATATAGTGGAGGCAAGGGTTACAAAGGTTATGGGCCTTGATGGTATAGACCTCCAGACCTCCTCCCGTGACCTTGGGGTCATAAAGGCCATGTGCACAAGGTGCAGGCACTTCATGGAGATGAACGGCAAGGACGAGGTGAAGTGCCCCAACTGTGAAAACAGGGAAAAAAGGAAACTATCAGCGAATTATGAAGGTTAAGGGGTAATGAAAAATGGAAGTCATTCTTAACAAGAGATATGAAATGGAGATAGTATTCGAGGGTGAAACACACACCCTCTGCAATGTACTGAGGAGCATACTGATGGAGGATGAAACCGTTAAGGCCGCGGCCTACTCCATCGACCACCCCATAGTGGGGGAACCACAGCTTTACATAAGGGCAAGGAGCCCCAAGAAATCACTCGTTAAGGCAGCAGGGACTCTCATTGAGAGATGCGATGAGTTCAGGTCACTCATAGAGTCAGCCTAACTATTTTTATGGAGAACCGTAATTTCAGGCAGATAAAATCTGAGATAAGGATTCTCGGGATAGATGATGCTCCCTTCACACCCAGAAGTGACGAGGATGTGCTCATCGTGGGCACAGTCTTCAGGGGAGGGTACTGGCTTGACGGGGTCCTCACAACAAAAATAAGGGTGGATGGGGATGATGCCACAGAGAAGATAGTTGAAATGGTGAATGGCTCCAGGCACCTCAACCAGCTGAGGGTTATAATGCTGGACGGCCTCACCTTCGGCGGCTTCAATGTGGCGGATATAAATGAGATATCCTCAAGAACGGGACTACCTGTCATAGTGGTTGTACGCAAATATCCTGACCTTGAGAGGATAAGGAGAGCTCTGAAGCACAGATTCCCTGACTGGAAGAAGAGGTGGCAGATGATAGAGGACGCCGGGGAGATCCACCGGGTAGAATCCACCGAGACGGTTTACATACAGACTGCCGGTATAGATCCGGAGGATGCAGCTGAGATCGTGAGGCTTTCAACGACCAGAAGTTCCATTCCCGAGCCCCTCCGGGCGGCACATCTCATTGCATCAGGGGTTAAACTTGGTGAGTCAAGGGGCAGCGCATGAGGTATTGGTATGAGGGCACCACTACTCACGGTGGATGTGATAATAAGGTTATCAGAGGACACCCTGGTACTTGTGAGGAGGGGAAAACCCCCATATGAGGGCTCATGGGCCATTCCAGGGGGATTCGTTGAGTACGGGGAAACAGTGGAGGAAGCTGCAAGGAGGGAGGCCCTCGAGGAGACAGGACTGGATGTGGAACTTAGGGGACTTCTTGGCGTATACTCGGACCCCTCAAGGGATCCCAGGGGGCACACAGTGAGTATCTGCTTCACCGCAGTTGCTTCAGGAAGGCCCGTTGCAGGATCCGATGCTGCCGAAGTCAGGGTGTTCCATATTGAGGATATACCCCGTGATAACCTTGCATTTGACCATTCACGGATACTTGATGACTTTATAAAATCTATTCGAAACCAGAAGACGGTAAATTAAATCAAAAAAATTATAAGTGTCATTGCAGAAAAATTTTAAAAATCAAAAAATTTAGTTTCTCTTATCAGGAGGAAGAAAATGGAGTTCTGTCCCAGGTGCGGAGCTGTAATGTTTCCAGTGAAGGGGAAATTCAGCTGTCAGTGTGGCTATGAAAAGGATATCACAGATAAACTCAAGGATAAATACAATTTTTCAGAGGAAGTTGAATCAAAGGACAACGTCATATTCACAGGAGATGATGTGAGCACACTACCAACAACAAGGGTGGAATGCCCGAAATGTGGTAATATGGAGGCCTTCTGGTGGCTGCAGCAGACAAGGAGGGCTGATGAATCTGAGACAAGGTTCTTCAGGTGCACCCGCTGCAAGTACACCTGGAGGGAATACGATTGAGGTATGAAGCGCCCGGCTCCAGGTTTCCTGAAGATGGATTGAGGAAGGTTCACCATGAGCACAGAAAAAACCGGAACCAAAGATTCCGGAGCTGAAAGCAAGGAGAAATCAGGGGAACCGAATTCTCTGAAGGGTTTCATATTAAGGATAAAGGAAGAAATCCAGAGTGATGAATCTGATCATGGATTTCCGGTTACACTTATAATAAGGTACCGGGACGATATAATCAGGTACTCAGCCATGGCCCTTGGAGCGGTACTTATAATCGCAGGAATAATCGCAATTATCGGATCATCAGAGAGGGTTGTGGACAATGTTGTCTCGGGTGAGAATACAGTCATCGCAGCATTCCTCATACTCACGGGACTCCTGTTGCTGGGCGCCTCAATGATACATAGCATCATAGGCAGGACTCCCCTTGAAAGGCTCTATAAACAGGTTAAGAGTGCTGAAAGAGGGGAAGAGGAAAAGGATGAGAAATAGTATATAAAGAATGACCCCAATATCTAGCTATATAGGATAAGGAGGACGAAAATGTTCAAGGCAGAATTGAATGATCCTAACATTTTAAGGACGAGTTTCGATGCCATATCATCCATCGTTGATGAGGTTCAGATACAGATCAGTGCCGAAGGCCTGCGCCTCGACGCCCTTGACAGGTCCCACATCACATATGTGCACCTTGAACTGAAATCTGAACTCTTCGATGAATACGTCTGCGATGAACCAGAGAAGATAAACGTGGATACAGAGGAACTCATGAAGGTCCTCAAGAGGGCCAAGGCAAACGACAGGGTTATACTCTCAACCGATGAGGGAAACCTGATAGTCCAGTTTGAGGGAGAGGCTGTAAGGACCTTCAAGATAAGGCTGATTGACATTGAATATGAAACCCCAAGTCCTCCTGAAATCCAGTATGAGAACGAATTTGAG is part of the Methanothermobacter sp. K4 genome and encodes:
- a CDS encoding tRNA pseudouridine(54/55) synthase Pus10, translated to MDVQERLDAILDTTDSRICPHCLGRRFSDVLEGPGNRLRGERLVEKFSLQLEGPCRVCGDVFERLDEAALMVREKVDGLNLEYSSVLVGTRLPDDVLRIDEEINKRLGIQVEGVKREVNRELGKRVTSILHCGVDFESPDLVITVDLRGKIRVHVQINPIFIEGRYRKLVRGIPQTRWPCRSCRGRGCSRCDYTGKMYSTSVEELISEPALEATGGRDSKFHGSGREDVDVRMLGTGRPFVLEIREPAIRTPDLRALEDEINRRARGMVEVADLRFSSRNRKVELKESSRKKYKVYRAIVELEGAVSDEDLVKLEKLDLIRQRTPLRVSHRRADRIRERRVLEISWKRLNGHLELIIKAEGGLYIKELISGDSGRTEPSVSSILGVPARCASLDVLEVGEAA
- a CDS encoding signal recognition particle protein Srp54, with translation MLGNLGRSLSKTMKKLAGMTIVDEEVVKEVIKDIQRALIQSDVNIKLVFNLSKSIEERALNEEPPKGITPKEHIISIVYEEMVKLLGERSHELKIEEKPYRILFLGLQGSGKTTTIGKLARYLRKKGFTVGVVCTDTWRPAAFEQLKQYTEGQDISVYGDPENKNALELAEKGLERFQKKDVIIFDTAGRHKEEKDLLREMEELSAVIKPHEAILVIDGTIGQQAREQALAFREATDIGSIIITKLDGSAKGGGALSAVAEIGAPIRFIGTGERIDDLEVFDPERFISRLLGMGDLKSLLEKVEEVSDEELAEESLDAILSGKFTLKDMRVQFEMMGKMGPLQQVMSMLPGVGKLPKDATKMTEETIRKYLIIMDSMTEEELEKPDIIKQSRIRRISRGSGTRNEDVKELLKYYRVTRKAMKGLGRRKMGGPMGQLMRQFMR
- the hpt gene encoding hypoxanthine/guanine phosphoribosyltransferase encodes the protein MLDKLKESLRNSPVIKKGDYDYFVNPVTDGIPLTEPEILEEIADEIVRRFNPDPASVDKIICIEAMGIHHATVLSLKTRIPFVVVRKRRYGLPGEVAVHQMTGYSEGELYINGVDGDDRVMVIDDVVSTGGTLLAVLEALSEMEVEVVDVVTVIDKGEGSRVVKERTGFNVRSLVKVDVVDGKVTVEEIPDGGLKD
- the dph2 gene encoding diphthamide biosynthesis enzyme Dph2, which translates into the protein MSLYDLETERVIREIKRLKVVVVGLQFPEGLKTRAVELAGIIESETDATTVISADPCFGACDVSDRKMKGMVDLIIHYGHTSFPIDYEVPVIFIEARSGVEIREVLEDAANLLEGHRRVGLATTAQHLHLLDEAESFLEQRGFEVVKGSGVNTAEGQVLGCNFSAIRNTDADAYLFIGSGNFHPLGIKLLTGRDVVVADPYHGEVRRLDEFADRVLRIRFARINRSSSARRWGILVSSKEGQRRFKLALEIKRKLESAGREAFIFLLENISPEALLPFREIEAFVVTACPRIAIDDSQIYDRPLLNPSELEIALGEREWEDYVLDEIIFS
- a CDS encoding exosome complex RNA-binding protein Csl4, which codes for MKVKSGDIVFPGDFLAVSEEVIPSEGTYDDDGEIKSLVVGEVARDDRNKSIKVISKFSTPPILRTGSRVIGEVIDVRGQRALVRIHSIKGNRRALATYFVGGVHVSQAKKGYLSKLTEAFRIGDIVEARVTKVMGLDGIDLQTSSRDLGVIKAMCTRCRHFMEMNGKDEVKCPNCENREKRKLSANYEG
- a CDS encoding DNA-directed RNA polymerase subunit L — protein: MEVILNKRYEMEIVFEGETHTLCNVLRSILMEDETVKAAAYSIDHPIVGEPQLYIRARSPKKSLVKAAGTLIERCDEFRSLIESA
- a CDS encoding DUF99 family protein — translated: MENRNFRQIKSEIRILGIDDAPFTPRSDEDVLIVGTVFRGGYWLDGVLTTKIRVDGDDATEKIVEMVNGSRHLNQLRVIMLDGLTFGGFNVADINEISSRTGLPVIVVVRKYPDLERIRRALKHRFPDWKKRWQMIEDAGEIHRVESTETVYIQTAGIDPEDAAEIVRLSTTRSSIPEPLRAAHLIASGVKLGESRGSA
- a CDS encoding NUDIX hydrolase codes for the protein MRAPLLTVDVIIRLSEDTLVLVRRGKPPYEGSWAIPGGFVEYGETVEEAARREALEETGLDVELRGLLGVYSDPSRDPRGHTVSICFTAVASGRPVAGSDAAEVRVFHIEDIPRDNLAFDHSRILDDFIKSIRNQKTVN